The Crocosphaera subtropica ATCC 51142 genome includes a window with the following:
- a CDS encoding response regulator: MKKILIVDDEPNIIILMEQILEDLEDAGVLLLTAKDGEQALEIIKQEQPDLVFLDVMMPHISGLEVCETVKKDHRLSHVYVILLTARGQSFDEESGMEAGADLYITKPFRPKEVLRKSKEILGIDEV; this comes from the coding sequence ATGAAAAAAATTTTAATTGTTGATGATGAACCCAATATTATCATTTTAATGGAACAAATTTTAGAAGATTTAGAAGATGCGGGCGTATTACTATTAACAGCTAAAGACGGAGAACAAGCATTAGAAATTATTAAGCAAGAACAGCCTGATCTTGTCTTTTTAGATGTAATGATGCCCCATATTAGTGGACTAGAAGTCTGTGAAACAGTCAAAAAAGATCATCGTCTTTCCCATGTTTATGTTATTCTTCTAACGGCTAGGGGACAAAGTTTTGATGAAGAAAGCGGAATGGAAGCTGGAGCGGATCTCTATATTACAAAACCATTTCGTCCTAAAGAGGTCTTACGAAAGTCCAAAGAAATTCTAGGAATTGATGAAGTATAA
- a CDS encoding sensor domain-containing diguanylate cyclase: protein MIQVKLKKLLNKPKLNSLLENFTKTFNISFFISDTQENILWGNFNNSFNHHYPILVNQQILGKVNGETNAIDVVSQMLNYIVNEEFEKKLLAADTLEKYEEINFLSDISHKLSRCLSFEEIMEVITDETNKFLTNSQISVILLTQKGELDIFYYRDKKLNKRQGSIESITGYVLRSGKAEIVNNVRKDSRYIPQDPNIQSLICAPLKVQNKTIGVIKVTHNELIKYTSEQLKLFTALTSQAAIAIQSTQYYNQLIEYSQTLEQKVVERTEALEEANNALATSNQELEKATEKLKHLATIDELTQVYNRRYFNEYLRREWRRLARERKFISLIVCDVDYFKLYNDYYYHQAGDKCLYKVAQCLKNLVKRPADLVARFGGEEFVIILSNTNRLGAEKVAQELCNAIEALEIPHYCSKCSSYVTLSLGVATTIPTPQVSPQKLIKAADKALYQAKDMGRNRFSVSEFRPQII, encoded by the coding sequence ATGATTCAGGTTAAATTAAAAAAGTTACTGAATAAACCTAAGCTTAATTCGTTATTAGAAAATTTTACGAAGACATTTAATATCTCATTTTTTATTAGCGATACCCAAGAAAATATACTTTGGGGAAATTTTAATAATAGCTTTAATCATCATTATCCTATTTTGGTCAATCAGCAAATTTTAGGAAAAGTTAATGGAGAAACCAATGCAATTGACGTAGTTTCTCAAATGTTAAATTATATTGTTAACGAAGAATTTGAAAAAAAATTATTGGCTGCTGATACATTAGAAAAATATGAAGAAATAAACTTTTTATCAGATATCTCTCATAAACTTTCAAGATGTTTAAGTTTTGAAGAAATCATGGAAGTTATTACCGATGAAACTAATAAATTTCTCACAAATTCTCAAATTTCTGTTATATTATTAACCCAAAAAGGAGAGCTAGATATTTTTTATTATCGAGACAAAAAGTTAAATAAAAGACAAGGCAGTATTGAAAGTATTACTGGTTATGTATTACGTTCTGGAAAAGCAGAAATTGTTAATAATGTTCGCAAAGACTCTCGATATATTCCTCAAGATCCTAATATTCAATCCCTAATTTGTGCGCCGTTAAAAGTACAAAATAAAACCATTGGAGTGATTAAAGTTACTCATAATGAATTGATTAAATATACCAGTGAACAATTGAAATTATTTACCGCCCTTACCTCTCAAGCTGCTATTGCTATTCAAAGTACCCAATACTATAATCAACTTATCGAATATTCCCAGACCTTAGAACAAAAAGTGGTTGAACGGACTGAAGCATTAGAAGAGGCTAATAATGCCTTAGCAACCTCCAATCAAGAGTTAGAGAAAGCCACCGAAAAATTAAAACATTTAGCCACAATAGATGAACTGACTCAAGTTTATAACCGACGTTACTTTAATGAATATTTGAGGAGAGAATGGCGAAGATTAGCAAGGGAAAGAAAGTTTATCTCTTTGATTGTCTGTGATGTTGATTATTTTAAACTTTATAATGATTATTATTACCATCAAGCGGGAGATAAATGTTTATATAAAGTTGCTCAATGTCTCAAAAATTTAGTCAAAAGACCGGCAGATTTAGTGGCACGGTTTGGAGGGGAAGAATTTGTCATTATTCTGTCTAATACCAACCGCTTAGGAGCCGAAAAGGTAGCGCAAGAACTCTGTAATGCCATCGAAGCTTTAGAGATACCTCACTATTGTTCTAAGTGTAGTTCTTATGTTACCTTGAGTCTGGGAGTTGCTACCACTATACCCACGCCACAAGTTTCACCTCAAAAGTTAATTAAAGCTGCGGATAAAGCACTGTATCAAGCTAAAGATATGGGAAGAAATCGTTTTTCGGTTTCTGAGTTTCGTCCACAAATTATCTAA
- a CDS encoding HTTM domain-containing protein — MNQEKLSKLTNIFGLDLRSLAIFRIGLALVVMADLFSRFRSVSAHYTDQGVLPRQVLHPNLFASFIAFKSANNSLLHPWYWSFNLLNGSLLFQVFLFIIAFIICLFLLVGYRTRLAVIAVWALNISLQNRNPALIFAGDDVLRAMLFWSMFLPLGCAYSIDSALNSNPKPLPKRVMNAATVAFMVQLIFIYTWSAAYKTKSELWWPNGDAVYYSLHFDQYATEFGHFLLGFPIPILQILTFGALIFEWIGPFLIFIPFRTSFFRCVAIISFILLHIGFELCFAIGVLSYLSIINWLALLPTEVWDQAQEKINIQSRKGLTIYYDKDCGFCKKVVHGIRTLLILPGTPLLMAQDHQSIYEDMLEKNSWVVVDWQDNRHYKFEAIAYVVSLSPILSFLQPLLRWKPVMKGGTKFYEMIASNRKVAGNFTKPFKFRPLSINSSLPFNLTVLVLLLLTTMWNLKGFVDQTVARNKEYRDNNKKDWILFTRNFLSRRTFQYIDIIGYLTRLDQSWSIFAPAPPRDDGWHVIIGTLKNGKTVNLLDKNSPLRWEKPTLRQRRQLYQTIQWRVYYINLNRAIGQKLYPYFVDYLIREWNSQHSPDQQLESLEIYFIEERTVPPGQQQPLNKKKVWPKSL; from the coding sequence ATGAATCAAGAAAAGCTATCAAAATTAACTAATATTTTTGGCTTAGATTTGCGATCGCTTGCTATTTTTAGGATCGGTTTAGCGTTGGTGGTAATGGCTGATTTATTCAGTCGATTTAGGTCAGTTTCTGCTCACTATACGGATCAAGGGGTACTACCAAGACAAGTGTTACACCCTAATCTTTTTGCTTCTTTTATCGCCTTTAAATCAGCTAATAATTCTTTACTTCATCCTTGGTATTGGTCTTTCAATTTACTCAATGGTAGTTTATTATTTCAAGTTTTTTTATTTATAATTGCTTTTATTATTTGTTTATTCTTATTAGTTGGTTATCGTACGAGATTAGCTGTTATTGCTGTTTGGGCGTTAAATATTTCTTTACAAAATCGTAATCCTGCTTTGATTTTTGCAGGGGATGATGTTTTAAGGGCGATGCTTTTTTGGTCGATGTTTTTACCATTAGGTTGCGCTTATTCCATTGACAGTGCCTTAAATTCTAACCCGAAACCTTTGCCAAAAAGGGTTATGAATGCAGCAACTGTGGCCTTTATGGTACAACTAATATTTATTTATACTTGGTCAGCAGCTTACAAAACAAAAAGTGAATTATGGTGGCCCAATGGCGATGCGGTTTATTATTCCCTACATTTTGATCAATATGCCACAGAATTTGGCCATTTTTTATTAGGATTTCCTATTCCTATTTTACAAATACTCACCTTTGGGGCGTTAATTTTCGAATGGATTGGACCGTTTTTAATTTTTATTCCCTTTCGTACTAGCTTCTTTCGTTGTGTTGCTATTATTTCTTTTATTCTCTTACATATTGGTTTTGAATTATGTTTTGCTATTGGGGTTTTAAGTTATCTAAGTATTATTAATTGGTTAGCATTATTGCCCACAGAAGTGTGGGATCAAGCTCAAGAAAAAATTAACATTCAATCTAGAAAAGGTTTAACGATTTACTATGATAAAGACTGTGGTTTTTGTAAGAAAGTCGTTCATGGAATTCGCACGTTATTAATCTTACCAGGTACTCCCTTATTAATGGCACAAGATCATCAATCCATCTATGAAGATATGTTAGAAAAAAATTCTTGGGTTGTGGTAGATTGGCAAGATAATCGTCATTATAAATTTGAAGCGATCGCTTATGTGGTGAGTCTCTCCCCTATTCTTTCTTTCTTACAACCTTTATTACGTTGGAAACCAGTGATGAAGGGAGGAACAAAGTTCTATGAAATGATTGCTTCTAACCGAAAAGTGGCTGGTAACTTTACCAAACCTTTTAAGTTTCGTCCTTTAAGCATTAATTCTTCTTTACCGTTTAATCTCACGGTATTAGTATTATTGTTATTAACAACTATGTGGAATCTAAAAGGGTTTGTTGATCAAACAGTGGCCCGTAATAAAGAATATCGTGACAATAATAAAAAAGATTGGATTTTATTTACCCGTAATTTTTTAAGTCGTCGTACCTTTCAATATATTGATATTATTGGTTATCTCACCCGTTTAGATCAATCTTGGAGTATTTTTGCCCCTGCACCCCCAAGGGATGATGGTTGGCACGTTATTATTGGAACATTAAAGAACGGAAAAACTGTCAATCTTTTGGATAAAAATAGTCCGCTTCGTTGGGAAAAACCCACTTTGAGACAACGGCGACAACTCTATCAAACCATTCAATGGCGAGTCTATTATATTAATCTGAATCGTGCTATTGGACAAAAACTTTATCCTTATTTTGTCGACTATTTAATTCGAGAATGGAATAGTCAACATTCTCCTGATCAACAGTTAGAAAGTCTAGAAATTTACTTTATAGAAGAACGAACCGTTCCTCCTGGACAACAACAACCCCTTAATAAGAAAAAAGTCTGGCCAAAATCGTTGTAA
- a CDS encoding LA_3751/LA_3752 family putative glycosyltransferase, which yields MIRYGLSWFIIGAGVLFSLYLLGQVPEGVYFSGDGGLKALLAQQLSEGIFRIDLVKPDVEWVRQLWQDGLYPYEEPFVYYLNDRYYITFPYPFSLMTAPFYALFGEWGLYVIPLVSTWLIWISFNVYCYYLKLSPFQQGLAVFLLVFASNLTLYSGMYWEHTLAVLFCLIGMIILLVPRESVTIKEAILSGFFVGLSAWIRSEFLAMIATLTFLVGIMTIVRLSSNFQSDREFNLAKKMKLDNLLYLGDKGWIFILTMYATVGLFFISNKLIYGHFLGIHALQIVEEFSIIRRLTEAWESFLEIIVTFFEYFPVACFSLLYLLLFLITKSFQEKIPRIIFITLIIFSLITSVYWVNTHGLTEIKLFVKTYGILVILSAIWLFLSKKEDIKINQRMAFIYVMSLLFTTGVALLVDSGSDEIAVGGKQWGQRYLLILLPFFSIMIVKQLKLFLQTSQYLIKYYTIFLFSIFLMIGLYKNIYLGTDFFQKTHRGVTEAIEFLGNDPRQVVVVSHQYAAQLLESPLRKDKLFFRVDKPENLVKLGQTLIKNNKSEFIYVCYPYRKCEIPDLTSKVFTKEDNDNASFQVIFNSLGDKGKYAMYEGKLISRNSVN from the coding sequence ATGATTAGATATGGATTATCTTGGTTTATTATAGGTGCTGGTGTCCTTTTTTCTTTGTATTTACTGGGACAAGTTCCGGAAGGGGTTTATTTTAGTGGTGACGGTGGTCTTAAAGCTTTATTAGCACAACAATTAAGTGAGGGAATTTTTCGCATTGATTTAGTTAAGCCTGATGTTGAGTGGGTTCGTCAACTGTGGCAGGATGGATTATATCCCTATGAAGAACCTTTTGTTTACTATTTGAATGATCGTTATTACATTACCTTTCCTTATCCATTTTCTTTAATGACTGCCCCTTTTTATGCCTTATTTGGTGAATGGGGTTTATATGTGATTCCTTTAGTTTCTACTTGGTTAATTTGGATTAGTTTCAATGTTTATTGTTATTATTTAAAGTTAAGTCCGTTTCAGCAAGGTTTAGCGGTATTTCTTTTGGTTTTTGCTTCTAATTTAACTTTATACAGTGGAATGTATTGGGAACATACTTTAGCTGTTCTCTTTTGTTTAATCGGCATGATTATTTTATTAGTCCCTAGGGAATCAGTAACCATAAAAGAAGCAATTTTAAGTGGGTTTTTTGTTGGTTTATCTGCTTGGATACGTTCAGAATTTTTAGCCATGATTGCTACTTTAACATTTCTAGTAGGAATCATGACAATTGTACGACTATCATCTAATTTTCAGTCAGATAGAGAATTTAATCTGGCCAAGAAAATGAAATTAGATAACCTGTTGTATTTAGGGGATAAAGGATGGATTTTTATTTTAACAATGTATGCTACTGTTGGTTTATTTTTTATTAGTAATAAGTTAATTTACGGTCATTTTTTAGGAATTCATGCCTTACAAATTGTTGAAGAATTTTCTATAATAAGACGTTTAACGGAAGCTTGGGAGAGCTTTTTAGAGATTATTGTAACGTTTTTCGAGTATTTTCCTGTTGCCTGTTTTTCCTTACTCTATCTATTGTTATTTCTCATTACCAAAAGCTTTCAGGAAAAAATACCACGAATAATTTTCATTACTTTAATTATTTTTTCTTTAATCACCAGTGTCTATTGGGTTAATACTCATGGATTGACAGAAATTAAGCTTTTTGTTAAAACCTACGGAATTTTAGTTATATTATCAGCAATTTGGTTATTTCTCAGTAAAAAAGAAGACATTAAGATTAACCAAAGAATGGCTTTCATTTATGTGATGAGCTTATTATTTACTACTGGAGTCGCTTTATTAGTGGATTCGGGTTCCGATGAAATTGCTGTTGGTGGAAAACAATGGGGACAAAGATATTTATTAATTTTACTTCCTTTTTTCTCAATTATGATTGTTAAACAATTAAAGTTGTTTTTACAAACATCGCAATACTTGATTAAATATTACACAATTTTCTTATTTTCAATCTTCCTGATGATTGGATTATACAAGAACATATATCTAGGGACTGATTTTTTCCAGAAAACCCATCGGGGAGTTACTGAAGCCATTGAATTTTTGGGGAATGATCCTCGTCAAGTTGTGGTGGTTTCTCATCAATATGCAGCCCAACTATTAGAATCTCCTTTGAGAAAGGATAAACTATTTTTTCGGGTTGATAAACCTGAAAATTTAGTTAAATTAGGTCAAACTTTAATCAAGAATAATAAATCAGAGTTTATCTATGTTTGTTATCCTTACCGTAAGTGTGAAATTCCCGATTTGACCTCTAAAGTATTTACAAAAGAAGATAATGATAACGCTAGTTTTCAAGTCATATTTAATTCTTTAGGAGATAAAGGAAAATATGCGATGTACGAAGGAAAACTGATCTCTAGAAATTCAGTTAACTAA